In Oenanthe melanoleuca isolate GR-GAL-2019-014 linkage group LGE22, OMel1.0, whole genome shotgun sequence, the following proteins share a genomic window:
- the PRPH gene encoding peripherin produces the protein MSRRDRDPGVPGRLAAAAAARGAEREELAALNDRFAAFLERVRALERQNETLRAALGRATAATGPRTGLVQGELRGLRERLQRLGRDRDRLQAERDGLATDLAALRQRLEDETQKREDAEKSLVLFRKDVDHATLSRLELERKVELLMDEIGFLKKLHEEELRDLEGSAPSPAGLAEVEVCKPELTAALREIRTQYESIAVKNLQEAEEWYKSKFADLSDAANRNHEALRLAKQEMNESRRQIQSLTCEVDGLKGVNEALQRQMREMEDEFGEEIGNYQDVVGRLEQEIQQMKEEMARHLREYQDLLNVKMALDIEIATYRKLLEGEESRITIPLQPTTSFSMRSSVLEPQPAESSARRMVLIKTIETRDGQQVVTESHKERAGK, from the exons ATGAGCCGCCGTGACCGCGACCCCGGCGTGCCGGGGCggctggcggcggcggcggcagcgcggggcgCGGAGCGGGAGGAGCTGGCGGCACTCAACGATCGTTTCGCCGCTTTCCTGGAGCGGGTCCGGGCGCTGGAACGGCAGAACGAGACCCTCCGTGCCGCCCTGGGCCGCGCCACCGCCGCCACCGGGCCCCGCACCGGGCTGGTGCAGGGGGAGCTGCGGGGGCTCCGGGAGCGGCTGCAGCGCCTCGGCCGCGACCGGGACCGGCTCCAGGCGGAGCGGGACGGGCTCGCCACCGACCTGGCGGCCCTGCGGCAGCG gctggaggACGAGACGCAGAAGCGCGAAGATGCCGAGAAGAGCCTGGTGCTGTTCCGCAAG GACGTGGACCACGCCACGCTGTCTCGCCTGGAGCTGGAGCGCAAGGTGGAGCTGCTGATGGACGAGATCGGCTTCCTCAAGAAGCTGCACGAGGAG GAGCTGCGGGACCTGGAGGGGAGCGCCCCGAGCCCGGCGGGGCTGGCCGAGGTGGAGGTCTGTAAGCCGGAGCTGACGGCAGCGCTGCGGGAGATCCGCACCCAGTACGAGAGCATCGCCGTCAAAAACCTGCAGGAAGCCGAGGAGTGGTACAAATCAAAG TTTGCCGACCTCTCGGATGCGGCAAACCGGAACCACGAGGCGCTGCGGCTGGCCAAGCAGGAGATGAACGAGTCCCGGCGGCAGATCCAGAGCCTGACCTGCGAGGTGGACGGGCTGAAGGGCGTG AACGAGGCGCTGCAGCGGCAGATGCGGGAGATGGAGGATGAGTTCGGGGAGGAGATCGGGAACTACCAGGATGTGGtggggaggctggagcaggagatcCAGCAGATGAAGGAGGAGATGGCGCGGCACCTGCGCGAGTACCAGGACCTGCTGAACGTCAAGATGGCCCTGGACATCGAGATTGCCACGTACCGCAAGCTGCTGGAGGGCGAGGAGAGCCG GATCaccatccccctgcagcccaccACCTCCTTCAGCATGAGAAGCTCAG tgctggagcCACAACCTGCTGAGAGCTCGGCTCGGAGGATGGTGCTCATCAAAACCATCGAGACACGGGATGGGCAG CAAGTGGTGACGGAGTCGCACAAGGAGCGAGCGGGGAAGTga
- the LOC130265707 gene encoding tubulin alpha-1C chain isoform X2, with amino-acid sequence MRECISIHVGQAGVQIGNACWELYCLEHGIQPDGQMPSDKTIGGGDDSFNTFFSETGAGKHVPRAVFVDLEPTVIDEVRTGTYRQLFHPEQLITGKEDAANNYARGHYTIGKEIIDLVLDRIRKLADQCTGLQGFLVFHSFGGGTGSGFTSLLMERLSVDYGKKSKLEFSIYPAPQVSTAVVEPYNSILTTHTTLEHSDCAFMVDNEAIYDICRRNLDIERPTYTNLNRLISQIVSSITASLRFDGALNVDLTEFQTNLVPYPRIHFPLATYAPVISAEKAYHEQLTVAEITNACFEPANQMVKCDPRHGKYMACCLLYRGDVVPKDVNAAIATIKTKRTIQFVDWCPTGFKVGINYQPPTVVPGGDLAKVQRAVCMLSNTTAIAEAWARLDHKFDLMYAKRAFVHWYVGEGMEEGEFSEAREDMAALEKDYEEVGADSMEGEEDGEEY; translated from the exons TCCATCCACGTGGGCCAAGCGGGCGTGCAGATCGGCAATGCGTGCTGGGAGCTGTACTGCCTGGAGCACGGCATCCAGCCCGACGGGCAGATGCCCAGCGACAAGACCATCGGCGGGGGGGACGACTCCTTCAACACCTTCTTCAGCGAGACGGGCGCCGGCAAGCACGTGCCCCGGGCCGTGTTCGTGGACCTGGAGCCCACGGTGATCG ACGAGGTGCGCACCGGGACGTACCGGCAGCTCTTCCACCCCGAGCAGCTGATCACGGGCAAGGAGGATGCGGCCAACAACTACGCCCGCGGGCACTACACCATCGGCAAGGAGATCATCGACCTGGTCCTTGACCGCATCCGCAAGCTG GCTGACCAgtgcacagggctgcagggcttcCTGGTGTTCCACAGCTTTGGCGGTGGCACCGGCTCTGGCTTCACCTCCCTGCTGATGGAGCGGCTCTCTGTCGACTACGGCAAGAAGTCCAAGCTGGAGTTCTCCATCTACCCGGCCCCGCAGGTGTCCACGGCCGTGGTGGAGCCCTACAACTCCATCCTCACCACCCACACCACCCTGGAGCACTCCGACTGTGCCTTCATGGTGGACAACGAGGCCATCTACGACATCTGCCGCCGCAACCTGGACATCGAGCGCCCCACCTACACCAACCTGAACCGCCTCATCAGCCAGATCGTGTCCTCCATCACGGCCTCGCTGCGCTTTGACGGAGCCCTGAACGTCGACCTGACAGAATTCCAGACCAACCTGGTGCCGTACCCGCGCATCCACTTCCCGCTGGCCACCTACGCCCCGGTCATCTCTGCAGAGAAGGCTTATCACGAGCAGCTGACAGTGGCTGAAATCACCAACGCCTGCTTCGAGCCGGCCAACCAGATGGTGAAGTGTGACCCGCGGCACGGCAAGTACATGGCGTGCTGCCTGCTGTACCGCGGGGACGTGGTGCCCAAGGATGTCAACGCCGCCATCGCCACCATCAAAACCAAGCGCACCATCCAGTTTGTGGACTGGTGCCCCACTGGTTTCAAGGTGGGCATCAACTACCAGCCGCCCACGGTGGTGCCCGGGGGCGACCTGGCCAAGGTGCAGCGCGCCGTGTGCATGCTGAGCAACACCACGGCCATCGCCGAGGCCTGGGCCCGCCTGGACCACAAGTTTGACCTGATGTACGCCAAGCGGGCGTTCGTGCACTGGTACGTGGGGGAGGGCATGGAGGAGGGAGAGTTCTCAGAGGCCCGTGAGGATATGGCTGCCCTGGAGAAGGATTATGAAGAGGTGGGAGCTGACAGCATGGAAGGAGAGGAGGACGGGGAGGAATACTAG